Proteins encoded in a region of the Halostella limicola genome:
- a CDS encoding BMP family lipoprotein, with product MAINRRQFVSGLGAAGLAGFAGCTGNGGGGGGGDEAAANIGMVYATGGLGDGSFNDQAQTGIQQAEEELDISYDEVQPEEVSDFSNLQQQFAQSTNPDYDLVSCIGFLQADALSETAAEYPEQSFQIVDSVVDADNVASYVFAEHEGSFLVGQMAGLLTGMEFEAGAGATRPDSTNVGFVGGVESDLIQKFEAGFIAGAKHASEDVDVQTSYVGDFNDPSGGKEAALSMYNSGADIVYHAAGNTGTGVFDAAQEQGRFAIGVDRDQSVTAESYADVILASMVKRVDTAVYNAVEETVNDEFEGGRTVPLGLEEEGVACVYGQDLESQIPQDVKDAVASTREEIIAGDIDVPDSPQ from the coding sequence ATGGCTATCAACAGACGGCAGTTCGTCAGTGGTCTCGGCGCAGCAGGGCTCGCCGGCTTCGCCGGTTGTACCGGAAACGGGGGCGGCGGCGGTGGAGGTGACGAGGCGGCCGCCAACATCGGCATGGTGTACGCCACGGGCGGTCTCGGCGACGGGTCGTTCAACGACCAGGCCCAGACCGGCATCCAGCAGGCCGAAGAGGAACTCGACATCTCCTACGACGAGGTCCAGCCGGAGGAGGTGTCCGACTTCAGCAACCTCCAGCAGCAGTTCGCCCAGTCGACGAACCCCGATTACGACCTCGTCTCCTGCATCGGCTTCCTGCAGGCCGACGCGCTCTCTGAGACCGCGGCGGAGTACCCCGAGCAGAGCTTCCAGATCGTCGACAGCGTCGTCGACGCCGACAACGTCGCCTCGTACGTCTTCGCGGAACACGAGGGGTCGTTCCTCGTCGGGCAGATGGCCGGCCTGCTCACCGGCATGGAGTTCGAAGCGGGTGCGGGGGCGACCCGTCCCGACTCCACGAACGTCGGCTTCGTCGGCGGCGTCGAGTCCGACCTCATCCAGAAGTTCGAGGCCGGGTTCATCGCGGGGGCGAAACACGCGAGCGAGGACGTCGACGTGCAGACCTCGTACGTCGGGGACTTCAACGACCCCTCCGGCGGCAAGGAGGCGGCGCTCTCGATGTACAACTCCGGCGCCGATATCGTCTACCATGCGGCGGGGAACACGGGGACGGGCGTCTTCGACGCCGCGCAGGAGCAGGGCCGCTTCGCGATCGGCGTCGACCGCGACCAGTCGGTGACGGCCGAGTCCTACGCCGACGTCATCCTCGCGAGCATGGTCAAACGCGTCGACACTGCCGTGTACAACGCCGTCGAGGAGACCGTCAACGACGAGTTCGAGGGCGGCCGGACTGTGCCGCTCGGGCTCGAAGAAGAGGGCGTCGCGTGCGTCTACGGGCAGGACCTGGAATCCCAGATCCCGCAGGACGTCAAGGACGCCGTCGCGTCGACCCGCGAGGAGATCATCGCTGGCGACATCGACGTCCCCGACAGCCCTCAGTGA